The nucleotide sequence TTTAACTCTAAACTTTTCCATTATCTACCTTATAGCGACATCAGTTTTTTATCACGAGCCCATTCGTCAGGCGTCAGTGCTTTTATAGAAACAGCATGTATATCATTTCTCTGAATGTACTCCATCAGAGGAGCGTAAATTAATTGCTGTTTTTTCACCCGACTAAGCTCTGCAAAGCGCTCGTCTACTGCGATTACCTCAAACTGGCTACCGTCGCCTTTAACATGGACTTCCTGAAGATCTAATGCGTCTTCAATAATTTTCTTAACGTCGCTACTTTCCACGATATTTCCCGCTTAATTCTTTGTATGCCCGATATGCTTAGCCATCATGCTATCTACATTACTTATCTGAAATAAAGTAAGCAGTTCATCAGGCACGAAGGTCAGCATTATATGACAGTTAAATTTTTTTGCATGCTCAATCAGGTGAATTAAAAGTGCCATTCCCGATGAATCTATGCGACTTGCCTCACAAAGTGAAATTTCAACTTTGTCAGTAGCAGGCTTCCAGTCTTTTATAAAAGCCCAGAGTCCGGGAACAAATTCTCTGGTCAGCTCACCTGTCAGGCTGATTGCTCCGGATTCCTGACTCTGCCACTGAGAATGACTCATTCCTGCTCACCTTCAAAGCGGATTGGGTTGTCAGCCAGCTTGTACAGCTCCTGGCTTACCGACGGAATCCCCTCTTTGCGGATCTTGCCGTTCCACTCAGACTGCTTGCTGGATAGCAGGCTCACACCTTCGGCAATCATGTCAAATGCCAGCCACTCTCCGGTCTTTTTATTCTTTCTCAGCTTAAATTCGATCTTGATATTCGGACGTGGCGGGTCGATAACATCCAGCTTAATCGCTGTGATTCGCTTACCCTCCGGAATGGA is from Vibrio sp. JC009 and encodes:
- the ibaG gene encoding BolA family iron metabolism protein IbaG produces the protein MESSDVKKIIEDALDLQEVHVKGDGSQFEVIAVDERFAELSRVKKQQLIYAPLMEYIQRNDIHAVSIKALTPDEWARDKKLMSL
- a CDS encoding lipid asymmetry maintenance protein MlaB yields the protein MSHSQWQSQESGAISLTGELTREFVPGLWAFIKDWKPATDKVEISLCEASRIDSSGMALLIHLIEHAKKFNCHIMLTFVPDELLTLFQISNVDSMMAKHIGHTKN